In a single window of the Dreissena polymorpha isolate Duluth1 chromosome 3, UMN_Dpol_1.0, whole genome shotgun sequence genome:
- the LOC127874273 gene encoding G-protein coupled receptor 157-like isoform X1, with the protein MDVLNKSALYDCLDFVPGYTFGLLFMSCFSSIVGCCVIFWTYLKLPVIRTFSRRLLLFLSAADFLNAAGNLIGGVRYMFLERTVSPCTNLNHSDAVCIAQSYITTSASMASFFWTSAIAIYILCQQLRVQTGISSAKGLIFYNLVCTGIPVIITSVAIGMDVLGANNSVGTGGWCWIRSSLSNRTQTVWMLLAGKFWEIACYLLTALVFVIAKYCKLNETAHDDDAPRNSTNIDLSEIRPQNNKILYYCISLYLLRLWGTVRFFIAIFSGNMDSIEISLTQKVLLIMQSIGDSWQGFWNFFVFCLLDDVVRDYICACCRSCRSGSPRIEELEPILQD; encoded by the exons ATGGATGTTTTAAACAAATCCGCTCTGTACGACTGTCTGGATTTTGTGCCTGGATACACATTCGGATTACTGTTCATGAGCTGCTTTTCGTCGATCGTTGGATGTTGTGTCATTTTCTGGACGTACCTCAAACTACCGGTAATTCGAACCTTTTCACGAAGGTTATTACTATTCTTAAGTGCCGCCGACTTTTTAAATGCAGCCGGCAATTTGATCGGTGGCGTCCGCTACATGTTCTTAGAGAGAACGGTCAGCCCGTGTACGAATCTCAATCACTCCGACGCCGTTTGCATAGCACAGAGTTACATAACGACGTCTGCAAGTATGGCGTCATTCTTCTGGACTTCTGCCATCGCGATTTACATTTTGTGTCAGCAACTGAGAGTCCAAACAGGAATCTCGTCTGCAAAGGGGCTTATATTTTACAACCTTGTTTGCACTGGGATTCCAG TGATTATAACATCGGTGGCCATTGGAATGGATGTCCTAGGGGCCAACAACTCTGTAGGGACAGGGGGCTGGTGCTGGATAAGAAGCTCCTTGTCTAATCGCACTCAGACAGTCTGGATGTTATTGGCGGGAAAATTCTGGGAAATCGCCTGCTACTTGCTTACCGCACTTGTGTTCGTGATTGCAAAGTATTGTAAATTAAACGAGACG GCACACGACGACGACGCCCCGCGCAATTCTACAAACATAGACCTCTCCGAAATTCGACCCCAAAATAACAAGATCCTCTATTACTGCATCAGCCTGTATTTGTTGAGATTATGGGGTACAGTCAGATTTTTTATCGCTATCTTCAGTGGCAACATGGATTCGATAGAAATCAGTCTGACCCAAAAGGTTTTACTCATCATGCAAAGCATTGGTGACAGTTGGCAAGGGTTCTGGAACTTCTTCGTGTTCTGTCTGTTAGACGACGTGGTTCGGGATTATATTTGCGCATGTTGCCGAAGTTGTCGCAGTGGTTCCCCGCGCATCGAAGAACTAGAACCAATTTTACAGGATTAA
- the LOC127874278 gene encoding uncharacterized protein LOC127874278, giving the protein MLRLLLPYVVVIVLFAGLTHGGGNKQREGLGRRRRPTTVLPTVPTVPPIDVCPGRSPCLPQPSIDCVTTYQYDKVNGTGCLSGCTHWCCSTVEALLPTCPKTSPDDAYCVATNIVSYTIRGRECPVYCGCVPDCLRLTC; this is encoded by the exons ATGCTTCGTCTTCTACTGCCATACGTCGTTGTAATAGTTCTGTTCGCCGGACTCACTCACG GGGGAGGTAATAAACAACGGGAAGGACTTG GGCGCAGACGTAGGCCCACAACTGTTCTGCCAACAGTACCAACAGTGCCGCCAATTG ATGTGTGCCCTGGTCGGTCCCCGTGTCTACCACAACCGTCCATCGACTGTGTGACGACTTACCAGTACGATAAAGTGAATGGCACTGGATGTCTGTCCGGCTGCACGCACTGGTGTTGCTCCACCGTGGAGGCACTTCTTCCCACGTGTCCCAAGACGAGCCCGGACGACGCGTACTGTGTGGCCACTAATATCGTCAGCTACACCATTCGAGGGCGCGAATGCCCTGTGTACTGTGGATGCGTTCCGGACTGTTTGAGATTAACATGCTGA